The following DNA comes from Phycisphaeraceae bacterium.
CGGGTGAAGGCATGTTGCTGACCCATGCTGAGCGTGTGGCTGTCGCTGAGCGATGGCGTGCGATTCTTAGCCCAGAGATTCCCCTGTTGGTCCATGTCGGCCATGGTTCGATCGAAGAGGCGCGGTCTCTGGCGCGGCATGCGAGTCAGATCGAGGTCTCAGCGATCTCCTCGGTGGGCCCTACCCATTACACCTGCTCGAATCTGCAAACGCTGGTGAACTGGTCTGCATCGATCGCCGCGGCTGCCCCTGAACTGCCTTTTTTCCATTATTTTCTCGGTTCAACACCCACAACGCATCCAGCTCGCGCCAGCGAGTATCTCGCCGAAGCGATCAAACGTATTCCAACCCTTGGTGGGATCAAATACACCCATGAAGATCTCCTGGATTATGGCGACTGCCTGAGGCTCGCTGGCTCGCGTTACCGCGTCTTCTATGGCAAGGACGAGGCCATGCTTGCAGCGCTGTCTCTTGGAGCCCCCGCTTTCGTTGGTGGGACTTACAATCTCTTTAGCCCACTCGCGGTAAAAATCCTCAACGCATATCAGAGCGGTGACCAGCACGCCGCCCGGCAAGCGCAGGAAACGCTGCAGCAATGCATCGGTGTGCTCCGTCGGTATGGCGGTCTTGTA
Coding sequences within:
- a CDS encoding dihydrodipicolinate synthase family protein; amino-acid sequence: MNLQNCHLIVAPLTPMNEVGEVDLNLLEDQADLLLSRGAQGFYILGSTGEGMLLTHAERVAVAERWRAILSPEIPLLVHVGHGSIEEARSLARHASQIEVSAISSVGPTHYTCSNLQTLVNWSASIAAAAPELPFFHYFLGSTPTTHPARASEYLAEAIKRIPTLGGIKYTHEDLLDYGDCLRLAGSRYRVFYGKDEAMLAALSLGAPAFVGGTYNLFSPLAVKILNAYQSGDQHAARQAQETLQQCIGVLRRYGGLVALKAAMSSLGINLGQPRLPLRGLTDQNAVKLIAELEQVWPQMTGAAGGTVRLISR